The Vitis vinifera cultivar Pinot Noir 40024 chromosome 7, ASM3070453v1 genomic interval ACATTTAATTATCTTATCTTTATTTCAAAGATTTGGTTCACTAATTGAAACATCTTAACAACCATATCCTGCAACTTGTAGGATTAATTGAAAGCACCCTGTCCTTCAATCAAAGTTTGACACATCAGCCTTGACTtgtcactattttattttaataattgattttaagaaatatataaaatttatttgaaatattctAGACGTTAAAAGGCATTGTCAAGCCTTTCATGTTTGACCCAAACACCTTTCTAACCAAATGGGTGGGTGATCCAAGAGCCTTTCTTTGTGGGTGGGTCCACATGTTTTGGgtcaattctaaattaattgTATTATTTCCAGTTTGGTAACTACAATTATTGGAACATCTGTTTTTTGGAAACAATGGAAACACACAAAGTGTTTTTCATCTCTAATTGGCTTCCTCTACTTTTGGTGAATCACCTTTGGACAAGTGGACATCCACTGCCTTGCTGATCTGGTCTTTGAATCTTCAAAATCATGTGCCCTTTTGCTAATTCTGTCCACCCACAACATTTTGAAACGTTTTTGTAAAATTAGTCTAATCCATTAATAATCCAATCATATAATCATATAATGCAATGAATCTTTTCATGGCCATTGTCTCGTGATAtctttgttatcattttttcttcTATCTTATACGTAGTGCTTGAAATTTTTGATATCTTCATTATCATCTTTTCCTCTATTTTATATGTCgtgcttgaaatttttttgataaaactCGTGTCACAAAAAACATTTGTGGAAGTTTACTGTAATGTTATCATGACTAATcgagaattattttattaatagctcaaaaaatattttaaaaacgtgaaaaatgtttttccatacttaGTATTTACACCCTAAATCTTGAGTTTTTACCTCATCGAAtttcttccaattttcttgTATACCATTTTAtgagttttataaaaataattatattaaatggataattttaattatttctccaATTCCTTTTgcacaaacataaaaaaatatagttaggGAATATCAATCATTCTTAGGTACAAACTACTAGGGTAATAATTTCAATTAGGTCAAGGAAAATGATTTAGGATTGCTTTGACATTATATtactagtgaaaaaaaataaccttTTACCAAACTTCTAACCTCTTGGATTTATCAAAGTCATTATATCAACATTTGCTCAATTTTGTAATAAAGAGATGACGggacttttattttttagttgaaGAGAAAAAGTCAAAaggttcaatttaattatattttaattgatatcaacatattaattttaactgaataaaaaaattaaatattttgacatttttttattcaatcaagaaaacaaacaccatttaatatttaattaaattcatttaaaactataaataaagaaaaaaaaaagtgatactAAGATATCAATAAAAATGTTTTGGGTCAAAGAATAAAATTAGCATTGAGTGATTGATTTGCATTTTTGCATCTTGGAATAGGGTAGATGGCAAAATAGTTAGGACACTAGTCCTACAAACTAAAGTATACTAGTGAAGTAGCACCAATTTGGGAAGAACTCAAAGCTAGAACTGGCCAGAAATTTGAACACCACCAAACTCATGTGGGGCCCTTTGCCCACTAAACAACTCCTTTATAAATCATGGCCACCCCTCCCTCAGTCTCAGCTCAAACCCACCACCCTCCTCCaccaccattaccattaccaccaccaccaccaccgtcACCACCACTGCCGGTGGCAAGATCCACCTCTGAATTTAGTATCAAAACCAGCCCTAAACACTCTCATTGCACGACATATATTTATCTGAGTGTTTGTTTGTTAGAAAACTGTGATTCCTTGGTGTAATATTTTTGGAGGTATGAGCATGGGAAACGGTGACTACAAGTACCCGGCGACGGGAGTGGAGTGTGCCCATCGTGTGGCGGTTCCACCGCCGCAACCCTTCACGAAATCGCTCAAGACGTCTCTGAAAGAGACCTTCTTCCCCGATGACCCGCTTCGGCAATTCAAGAACCAGCCTGCTTCGAGGAAATTCATACTGGGACTTCAGTACTTTTTTCCCATCCTCGAATGGGGTCCTCGCTACAGCTTCCAGTTCTTGAAGGCCGACCTGATTTCCGGCATCACCATCGCCAGCCTCGCCATCCCTCAGGGGATCAGCTACGCCAAACTCGCCAATCTACCGCCAATTCTCGGGCTATGTGAGTGTCACAGATTTTGATTCCAATTCAATCTTAACATCCTTTTCACAGTTTTGGATAATGGGTATGTCCTGAAATGCAGATTCGAGCTTCGTTCCGCCGCTGGTTTATGCTATGATGGGGAGCTCCAGAGACTTGGCGGTGGGGACAGTAGCGGTTGGATCGCTTCTGATAGCTTCCATGCTGGGGAATGAAGTGAAGGCCAATGAACATCCCCAGACTTATCTTCACCTCGCTTTCCTAGCCACATTCTTTGCTGGAGTTTTTCAAGTTTCGCTTGGCCTTCTGAGGTGATGACTCTCCATATCTCTCCGagtattttttttggatttttgcaTGATTAAATTATAATAGCAATTGTCTTCTTTCATATATGGTTGGCctaccataaacttgagttgaaaaCATTAACAGAAGTGGGGTGTGGTGAATGGCAGGCTAGGGTTTGTGGTCGATTTTCTGTCGCATGCAACCATAGTGGGGTTCATGGGAGGAGCTGCAACAGTTGTGTGTCTGCAACAGCTGAAAGGGATTCTGGGTCTCGACCATTTCACCCATGGCACCGATATCGTCTCTGTCATGCGTTCTGTCTTCACCCAAACACACCAGGtttttccttcttcccttccccACCTGCTCAATCACCCATTTCTCAAAAACacttataatatattaatattacaCTTTTCCATAGGCTTTTATAAGATAATACTGTACACAcatccatctctctctctctaaatgCTAAGTTACACCATACTTAGAATCCGATAAAGATTTCAActttgggtaaaaaaaaaatctggatATAAAGTAATGAgatgatttattaaaaaatataaagtaatcAAATCTGCACTACGGGGACCATAATGAGATCATTAACAAGATATGACATACTAAAATCTTCATGATAATATGATAATTATCGagtaataattattaatactaCATGTCTTTTGATTATGGTTTTCATTAGAATTACCAATAGTGATTAGTATTTTTGTTGTAGCATTGGTTGGCAGTAATTGATTAGTGGATAATATTCTCCAGCTTTAATATGTGATAGTGATGGTTCATTGCAGTGGAGATGGGAAAGTGGAGTGCTTGGATgttgtttccttttcttcctcatGCTTACAAAATACTTCGTAAGTAAACCCCCAACCCATATATAACTCACTCTTGAATTTCATACTATTATGGTTACAAGTTACAACCATCCTTTCAAGTAGCCAATTAGTCAAGTATGATCACTCTAAGTAAAGGgttaattattaaacaaaacaaaaagaatgttTAACAAATAGGGGTTGTTGTCCTTCCATGACTTCCATCAACTTCTTgcctttttaaattattattaatttttcttggtAAATCATGAAATGTTATTTCAACCCCGACCTGCTCCCACTTATTCCACTTGGTGGAATCTTTTTGCTGCTTTCTAGGTTGATAAGAAAGAATTTACCCAGTCAAAGATAATTATCTTGGAggacctttttcttcttttaagagatttttttttttttttttttgccaaaggAGAAGTGTTTTTCCAAAAGGGTATTTTAATTAGCATTtgctttcattaaaaaaaaaatcaaattgttgACCaagtaaaatattaatcttgcatttttttttacttgactAATTGGCCATTAtgctttataataaaaaaatattattagttgaaataaattattattattattattattattgaaatgaattcttttaagaaaaaccATTCATAGGACATTGATTAGAAATGAGAATAGATTGAAAAAACTTGTCTTTATAagattaaattctattttttttaaagattatttgattaaaaggattaatgaaaatccaatttttaaaatttaatcatttattattttgtctgataaaaataccataattattttttttgtaaaattaatttttttttgaaaatttatatgtaaataattaaaatgataaagggtatttatgtctcatttttcaagtaaaaatatgGGAAGAATTAGATTCaggattatttcatcttttaactaaatatttccttttttttttgtttaaattacttgattttttttgttgtagaGCAAGAGGAGACCCAAGTTCTTTTGGGTATCAGCAATGGCACCATTGACGTCAGTGATATTAGGAAGTCTTCTCGTTTATCTCACCCACGCTGAGAGACACGGTGTCCAAGTGGTGAGCATTCCTATGTCACCCATCATATCATTTATCAGTCTCTATCTCtcatccaaaaaaaataaaagcaaccGTGACCCACCAATCCTGACCGTCCAATAATGCTAGTTGGACCACCATAAATCAAATCTACTGTGGGTTCCACTACTTGGACAACTCTGATTGGTGGGTCACCCTcatttttgtcactttcttGCCGCTATGATTTCAATTATGTGCAGGCTCTGATCTGGTGTCTATCGTTGTGATTATTCTCAGATTGGAAACTTGAAGAAAGGTCTCAATCCACCCTCCCTCAGCGACCTACCTTTTGGATCCCCGTATCTTTCGACTGCCATTAAAATCGGCATCATTATTGGCATCATCGCATTGGCAGTATGTTTCGTTTCGTAAAAAATTACATAACATATCATtgttatatatcatatattaatttgtagtattttttaatataagatataataataattgtatCGGTTTTAATTTAGGGCTTTAGTGaattttttaaccaattttaaAACAACCCGATCTATGTATATTATAACATATAGAATCCCATAGGACATGAAAACGTGCAAGCAACAAGGGCGTGCCCCCAATTGGCCACACTTGACTAGATGAGTTTGATTGGTGAATATGAAGTGGGGTTTTGTCACCTAATGGTCGCTAGACTTGAGCGCTAGAGGCCAATTCAATTTCACGGGTGACCTTAGCTTTAGGGTTCATATGAATATAGATATATACAGCTAAATGGTGGTTACTTGGACTCTTTAGGTACCCACTTGGTCTGACCGTATCAGGCTCTTTGTGGTAACAGCTGCATGTGAGTAGGTGAATCATGGAATCTGGGTGGGTTAACATTTCGTACATTGTTGGGTGCATTGCTGCTACCCAAATAATGCTAATGTACCCAGATGAAACTTTCTGTTTATGGGTCAGGCTTGGTCGGAGCCTCGAAAGAAAAGTTTTCCGGATTTTTGTATTATCTGAATTGTTTTTTCAACAGATATTATAAACGAGCTTTAATCGATGATGATGCTGAATAATGCAGGAAGGAATAGCAGTGGGGAGAAGCTTTGCCATGTTTAAGAACTACCATATTGATGGGAACAAAGAGATGATTGCTTTTGGGATGATGAACATTGCCGGTTCTTGCACTTCTTGCTATCTCACCACTGGTATAACTTGGCCTTTTCCCAATTATTAAGTCTGTCAGGAAAGCAAATAACAAGAATTAAGCATAGTTTGGGGATGAAATTGCAGGGCCTTTTTCGAGATCAGCAGTGAACTTCAATGCAGGGTGCAAGACAGCAGTGTCAAACATTGTGATGGCAATGGCAGTGATGATCACACTGTTGTTCCTCACACCACTGTTCCATTACACTCCCCTAGTGGTGCTGTCCTCCATTATCATAGCTGCAATGCTTGGCCTCATAGACTATGATGCAGCCATCCATCTCTGGAAGGTGGACAAATTCGACTTCATAGTCTGCATAGCCGCATACATTGGCGTGGTGTTTGGCAGCGTGGAGATCGGCCTAGTCCTAGCCGTATGACTCCGTACCATTTACTTAACTTGTCTTACTTTTGGAGTATCTGATTTTAGCaaacatttttaatctttcttgttaaaaatattaaaaacacttcttaaaattggGTTCTTACTCAACCTCACATTTGAATCAATTCTAATAACTTCTACTCACTCAGCCTTACATTTGTCCCCAAATGCAGGTGGCCATATCTCTTCTCAGGATGGTTCTCTTTGTGGCCAGGCCAAGGACTACGGTGCTTGGGAACATCCCCAACTCCAAGATATACAGAAGTGTTGACCAATACCCAGCTGCAAGCACAGTTCCAGGAGTTCTCATACTTGAGATTGATGCCCCCATTTACTTCGCCAATGCAGGCTACTTGAGAGAAAggtatgatatatatatatatagacattcACAAGGAGAGTGGAATAACCCGCTCCAAACTGTTTAGTTATTATTATCCACTTTCAGTTCAAACGGCTCTCATGACTTCAAAATTTCTACGACCAATCAAACCCTCACAATAGGATTGGAGATCAGGTCTAAAACTATTTCCAATAAAACTCTTcaaatcatgtagatattgtccactctATACCTAGGaattatgactttaaaatacatctatttggttaagaaaaattcataaatatcatAAAGAGTTTCCATAGAAGTACTGACAAGGGGACTGGCTTTTCCCGTTGTTAGGATATCGAGATGGATCGATGAGGAGGAAGACAAGCTGAAGGCAGCTGGAGAATCCAGTTTACAGTATGTTATACTTGACATGGGGGCTGTTGGTAACATCGACACAAGTGGGATTAGCATGCTTGAGGAGGTGAAGAAGAGCATGGAAAGAAGCGGGCTCAAGGTAATTCATTACTTAATTAACCTAAATCTTCAAATTCCATCCAAGAACACAAGGCAAAACTAACACTAATTTCGGGTTTTTCACAGCTTGTACTAGCGAATCCAGGAGGGGAagtgatgaagaagatgaacaAGTCCAAGTTTATAGAGGTATTAGGGCAGGAGTGGATATATCTGACAGTGGGGGAGGCTGTGGGAGCATGCAACTTCATGCTTCATACATGCAAGCCAAAAGCTATGACTGATGATT includes:
- the LOC100852937 gene encoding sulfate transporter 3.1 translates to MSMGNGDYKYPATGVECAHRVAVPPPQPFTKSLKTSLKETFFPDDPLRQFKNQPASRKFILGLQYFFPILEWGPRYSFQFLKADLISGITIASLAIPQGISYAKLANLPPILGLYSSFVPPLVYAMMGSSRDLAVGTVAVGSLLIASMLGNEVKANEHPQTYLHLAFLATFFAGVFQVSLGLLRLGFVVDFLSHATIVGFMGGAATVVCLQQLKGILGLDHFTHGTDIVSVMRSVFTQTHQWRWESGVLGCCFLFFLMLTKYFSKRRPKFFWVSAMAPLTSVILGSLLVYLTHAERHGVQVIGNLKKGLNPPSLSDLPFGSPYLSTAIKIGIIIGIIALAEGIAVGRSFAMFKNYHIDGNKEMIAFGMMNIAGSCTSCYLTTGPFSRSAVNFNAGCKTAVSNIVMAMAVMITLLFLTPLFHYTPLVVLSSIIIAAMLGLIDYDAAIHLWKVDKFDFIVCIAAYIGVVFGSVEIGLVLAVAISLLRMVLFVARPRTTVLGNIPNSKIYRSVDQYPAASTVPGVLILEIDAPIYFANAGYLRERISRWIDEEEDKLKAAGESSLQYVILDMGAVGNIDTSGISMLEEVKKSMERSGLKLVLANPGGEVMKKMNKSKFIEVLGQEWIYLTVGEAVGACNFMLHTCKPKAMTDDSSMV